A genomic segment from Epinephelus fuscoguttatus linkage group LG17, E.fuscoguttatus.final_Chr_v1 encodes:
- the eppk1 gene encoding LOW QUALITY PROTEIN: epiplakin (The sequence of the model RefSeq protein was modified relative to this genomic sequence to represent the inferred CDS: inserted 4 bases in 3 codons; deleted 1 base in 1 codon), with product MEPKQNGHTEVHGPVAGIFLEKTKEKITIYQAMKKRLLKPGTALALLEAQAATVGIVDPINNQILPIADAVKEGVVGPEMKEKLLAAEKAVSGYVDPYTNQTISVFQAMQKDLVPRDYGLRLLEAQIATQGLYDPIEKTNISVESAIQKGYYEKGLLNEQMSELKVFYNPSLQENLTYQSLLEKCTVEPETGLLLLPVCITFKGLRRGISSTELLESKIIDEETFNDLQKGKTTTQDVMLMETVKEYLEGKGCIAGIAILSSNKRMSIYQAMKKGILMPGTALVLLEAQAATGFMIDPVENKKYTVDEAVKNKLVGPEYHAKLRSAERAVTGYKDPYSGETISLFQALSKDLIVKEHGIRLVEAQIATGGIIDPINSHRLPTEVAFKRGYFNEEMNAILEDSGDDTKGFFDPNTEDNLTYLQLMERCVIDPITGLCLLPLLDKSDGLNFNFIDYQTKMIFKEEKVNVTCGKYEGMTVSLWVLLMSEYFDENQRRDIIQKYREGKLNIKTIVTMVLEVIEKSVKTTNVVFEGIRETVTAKQLVEADIISNEVLEDLKKGKMTVKEVIEDENVNAFLQGKDSIAGILLPDSRIMTIYQAKQKGKLMPGTALILLEAQAATGFIIDPVGNRKFSVDDAVKAKIVGPDVCQKLRSAERAVTGYRDPYDGKIISLFQAMQKDLIVKDHGIRLLEAQIATGGVIDPVNSHRIPVHVAYKKGYFNEEMNEILSDPSDDTKGFFDPNTQENLTYLQLMERCVRDPSTGLCLLPLKSQSKKINIDDNIRETFKATTVTVKYGRFKGKHTTLWDLINSEYLTEDKRQEFFKLFKSRKITVEELIVTISEIIETKEIKQQTGLKFDGLRGNVSVVDLLDLEIVDEKTYNCLLEGTMTSADVMEMDDVRAYLKGKSCVAGVVLQPSNQKLSIYEAQRVGILTPGTALCLLEAQAATGFIVDPLKNKKLTVGQALREKVIGPQMHEKLLSAERAVTGYRDPYTGQKISLFQALQKDLIVKQHAIRLLEAQLATGGIIDPVKCLHLPLEVAYRKGYFDAELNQILSDPTDDTKGFFHPNTQQNLTYMEMLGKCVKDRETGLFLLPLNDKPKATETKPKMYTDAEIKQEFQKTAVTVSVGRFSGKSVSLWDLIHSGYFTEDQQLEFFEKYRKRKITTQTITTLVISTIEKLESEIPKTIMGLRKPVSAQQLLDSDIIDADTFEQVKEGKLSLEALIQRESVRRYLKGTGSIAGIKVHPSQKVMSIYEAKKGDLLTPGIALELLEAQAATGWVIDPLTNKFYVVDEAAREKVIGPDVLEQLLSAERAVTGYKDPYTDATISLFEAMDEQLIQRNNGIRLLDVQIATGGIIDPNQSHRLPVHVAIKKGYLDEEMSKILVNPTDDAKGFFDPNTKENLSYLELIKRCEKDPGTGLLLLPLYQDESHEFHTDGQIELAFKNKTVTIDAGKFKGKEVTLWEVLLSEYISERKREQLIQQYKTRTMTIEEIIEILTVIITEVSSKEKKFKGLRKQVSASELYESKIISKELFTQIIQGEVTEENVNKMESIQKYLGATNCVAGVRVESTKKVMSIYEAKTKSLLTPGTSLVLLEAQAATGFVIDPVNNKKLSVEEAVAQRVVGSEWKNKLLSAERAVTGYKDPYTGNTISLFQALQKDLIVKDHGIRLLEAQIATGGIIDPVHSHRVPVQVAYQRGYFDKEMNEILSDPDDDTKGFFDPNTQENLTYLQLVERCVTDPNTGLNLLSIVKKGEFYFFVDEKTKLILKSTTTTKAGGKYQGTTVSLWDLLYSKYITEEKRRELVQQYKSGSITIERFLNITTTVTETTEVEKFHGIRKDVTATELLESEIINEDLYKDLTAGKVTVTEVSEMDSVRKYLEXTNCIAGVYLQSTKETLSIYEAKSKGLLXPGTSLVLLEAQAATGFVIDPXNNKKLSVEEAVAQRVVGSEWKNKLLSAERAVTGYKDPYTGNTISLFQALQKDLIVKDHGIRLLEAQIATGGIIDPVHSHRVPVQVAYQRGYFDKEMNEILSDPDDDTKGFFDPNTQENLTYLQLVERCITDPITGLSLLVIVKKGEFYFFVDEKTKLILKSTTTAKAGGKYQGTTVSLWDLLYSKYITEEKRRELVQQYKSGSITIERFLEIILTIIELQTITTSPPSMVMCQPPERKVDSSTTKSTITTTVTETTEVEKFHGIRKDVTATELLESEIINEDLYKDLTAGKVTVTEVSEMDSVRKYLEGTNCIAGVYLQSTKETLSIYEAKSKGLLTPGTSLVLLEAQAATGFVIDPVNNKKLSVEEAVAQRVVGSEWKNKLLSAERGVTGYKDPYTGNTISLFQALQKDLIVKDHGIRLLEAQIATGGIIDPVHSHRVPVQVAYERGYFNEEMNQILSDPDDDTKGFFDPNTQENLTYLQLVERCITDPKTGLTLLPLHK from the exons ATGGAGCCTAAGCAAAATGGCCACACAGAAGTCCACGGACCTGTGGCTGGCATATTTCTGGAGAAAACAAAGGAGAAGATTACCATATATCAAGCCATGAAGAAACGCCTGCTTAAGCCAGGAACAGCATTGGCCCTGCTTGAAGCACAAGCAGCCACAGTGGGCATCGTAGATCCGATAAATAATCAAATACTTCCAATTGCAGATGCTGTTAAGGAAGGAGTAGTTGGACCAGAGATGAAAGAGAAACTCCTAGCAGCAGAGAAAGCTGTCAGTGGCTATGTAGACCCCTACACCAACCAAACGATATCTGTATTTCAAGCCATGCAAAAAGATTTAGTCCCAAGAGATTATGGATTGAGGCTGCTGGAAGCACAGATCGCTACACAAGGCCTGTATGATCCTATTGAGAAGACAAATATTTCGGTTGAATCGGCGATTCAAAAGGGCTACTATGAAAAAGGTTTGCTCAATGAACAGATGTCAGAGCTCAAAGTGTTCTACAATCCAAGTTTGCAAGAAAATCTTACCTATCAAAGCCTCCTAGAGAAATGCACTGTGGAGCCTGAAACAGGCCTGTTGCTCCTTCCTGTTTGCATCACCTTCAAAGGTCTGCGTAGAGGTATTTCCTCCACCGAGCTCCTTGAATCAAAGATCATTGATGAAGAAACATTCAATGACCTTCAGAAGGGAAAGACCACAACACAGGATGTGATGTTGATGGAAACAGTGAAAGAGTACCTGGAGGGCAAAGGCTGTATCGCAGGCATTGCTATACTCTCTTCTAATAAGAGAATGAGCATTTATCAAGCCATGAAGAAAGGTATACTGATGCCTGGAACAGCACTAGTTCTACTAGAAGCACAAGCAGCAACTGGATTCATGATTGATCctgtagaaaacaaaaaatacactgTGGATGAGGCCGtcaaaaacaaacttgttggCCCAGAATATCACGCAAAACTGCGTTCTGCTGAGCGAGCAGTAACTGGATACAAAGACCCATACTCAGGTGAAACTATATCCCTGTTTCAAGCACTGTCAAAAGACCTCATTGTAAAGGAACATGGCATACGCTTGGTTGAGGCACAAATTGCTACAGGTGGAATAATAGACCCGATCAACAGTCACAGACTACCAACAGAAGTGGCGTTCAAGAGGGGATATTTCAATGAAGAAATGAATGCCATACTAGAGGACTCAGGAGATGACACAAAAGGGTTTTTTGACCCAAACACAGAAGATAATCTAACTTACCTTCAGCTGATGGAAAGGTGCGTCATTGATCCCATTACTGGACTGTGCCTCCTCCCTCTTCTCGATAAGTCAGATGGGCTGAATTTCAACTTCATTGACTACCAAACTAAAATGATCTTCAAAGAGGAGAAGGTGAACGTGACATGTGGGAAATATGAGGGGATGACAGTATCTCTGTGGGTACTCCTGATGTCAGAATACTTTGATGAAAACCAGAGGCGAGACATCATTCAAAAGTACAGGGAGGGGAAGCTCAATATCAAGACCATTGTCACAATGGTTCTGGAAGTCATAGAGAAGTCTGTGAAAACAACTAATGTTGTCTTTGAGGGCATCAGAGAAACTGTCACAGCCAAACAGCTTGTGGAGGCAGATATCATTAGTAATGAGGTTCTGGAGGATCTGAAAAAGGGGAAAATGACGGTGAAGGAAGTGATAGAagatgaaaatgtaaatgcGTTCTTACAGGGGAAAGACAGCATTGCAGGCATTCTGCTTCCTGATTCTCGAATTATGACCATCTACCAGgccaaacaaaaaggaaaactgaTGCCAGGAACTGCCCTAATTCTACTGGAGGCACAGGCAGCAACAGGGTTCATCATAGACCCTGTTGGAAACAGGAAGTTTTCAGTGGATGATGCTGTTAAAGCAAAAATAGTGGGGCCTGACGTTTGTCAAAAGTTGCGCTCAGCAGAAAGAGCAGTCACTGGATACAGAGATCCATATGATGGCAAAATAATCTCTTTGTTTCAAGCCATGCAAAAAGATCTCATCGTAAAAGACCATGGCATTCGACTCCTGGAGGCACAAATTGCCACTGGTGGGGTCATTGACCCAGTGAACAGCCATCGCATTCCTGTTCATGTGGCTTACAAGAAGGGATACTTCAATGAGGAAATGAATGAGATCCTGAGTGATCCGAGTGATGACACCAAAGGATTCTTTGATCCCAACACCCAGGAAAACCTGACATACTTGCAGCTTATGGAGAGATGTGTCAGAGATCCTAGTACAGGTCTGTGCCTCTTGCCACTCAAAAGCCAAagtaaaaaaatcaacataGATGACAATATTAGGGAAACATTCAAAGCAACAACAGTTACTGTTAAGTATGGCAGGTTCAAGGGCAAGCACACAACACTGTGGGATCTTATCAATTCAGAGTATCTGACTGAAGACAAAAGACAGGAGTTTTTCAAGCTCTTCAAGTCAAGGAAAATCACAGTTGAGGAGCTCATTGTCACCATTTCAGAGATAATTGAGACTAAAGAGATAAAACAGCAAACAGGGCTAAAATTTGATGGTCTTAGAGGAAATGTCTCTGTTGTGGATCTTCTGGATCTTGAAATCGTGGATGAAAAAACATACAACTGTTTGCTCGAGGGAACAATGACAAGTGCTGATGTGATGGAAATGGACGATGTGAGAGCCTACCTAAAAGGGAAAAGTTGTGTGGCTGGGGTGGTACTGCAACCCTCTAACCAGAAGCTAAGCATCTATGAGGCACAGAGAGTTGGCATTCTCACACCTGGCACTGCCCTTTGCCTCCTTGAAGCACAAGCAGCCACAGGGTTCATTGTTGAtcctctgaaaaacaaaaaactgacagTGGGACAAGCTCTCAGAGAGAAGGTCATTGGTCCACAGATGCATGAAAAGCTTTTGAGTGCAGAGAGGGCTGTCACTGGTTACAGAGATCCATACACTGGTCAAAAGATCTCACTCTTTCAAGCCTTGCAAAAGGATCTCATTGTTAAGCAGCACGCCATCCGTTTGCTTGAGGCCCAGCTTGCTACAGGTGGTATCATTGATCCTGTGAAGTGTCTTCACTTACCCCTTGAGGTTGCATACAGGAAAGGGTATTTTGATGCAGAACTTAATCAGATCCTATCAGACCCAACTGATGACACAAAGGGATTTTTTcacccaaacacacaacaaaatctgACATACATGGAAATGTTGGGTAAATGTGTAAAAGATAGGGAAACAGGACTGTTTCTCCTGCCACTGAATGACAAACCAAAAGCTACAGAAACAAAGCCAAAAATGTACACTGATGCAGAGATAAAGCAAGAGTTTCAAAAGACAGCTGTGACTGTATCAGTAGGACGCTTCTCAGGAaaatctgtctctctgtgggaCTTGATCCACTCTGGGTACTTTACAGAGGATCAGCAGCTTGAATtctttgaaaaatacagaaaaaggaAGATAACCACACAAACCATAACCACATTAGTGATTTCCACCATTGAAAAACTGGAGAGTGAAATTCCCAAAACAATAATGGGCCTGAGAAAACCTGTTTCTGCACAACAACTCCTTGATTCTGATATCATTGATGCAGATACATTTGAACAAGTGAAAGAAGGAAAACTATCCCTTGAAGCACTGATCCAACGTGAATCTGTGAGACGATACCTAAAGGGAACTGGAAGCATTGCTGGAATTAAGGTTCATCCGTCACAGAAAGTAATGAGCATATATGAAGCAAAAAAGGGGGATCTGTTGACACCTGGCATTGCACTTGAACTGCTTGAAGCACAGGCTGCAACAGGATGGGTCATTGATCCTCTCACAAATAAGTTCTATGTTGTTGATGAGGCAGCAAGGGAGAAAGTAATCGGACCAGATGTACTTGAGCAGCTTCTCTCAGCTGAACGAGCAGTCACTGGCTACAAAGATCCATACACAGATGCAACAATATCACTGTTTGAAGCCATGGATGAGCAGCTGATTCAAAGAAATAATGGCATTCGTCTCCTTGATGTACAGATAGCAACTGGAGGAATCATTGACCCAAATCAAAGTCACAGGCTGCCTGTTCATGTTGCTATTAAAAAGGGATACCTGGATGAAGAAATGAGCAAAATTCTGGTGAACCCAACTGATGATGCAAAGGGATTCTTTGACCCAAACACCAAAGAGAACCTCTCTTACCTTGAGCTGATAAAGCGATGTGAGAAAGATCCTGGAACTGGGCTACTTCTGCTACCCTTGTATCAAGACGAATCCCATGAATTTCACACAGATGGGCAAATAGAGCTTGcgttcaaaaacaaaactgtcactATTGATGCAGGAAAATTTAAAGGCAAAGAGGTGACACTGTGGGAAGTGCTGCTCTCTGAATACATATCAGAACGAAAAAGGGAGCAGCTCATACAACAGTACAAAACAAGAACCATGACAATAGAGGAGATCATTGAAATACTCACCGTTATCATTACTGAAGTATcatccaaagaaaaaaagttcaaaGGACTAAGAAAGCAGGTCTCAGCTAGTGAGCTGTATGAGTCAAAGATTATCTCAAAGGAGCTTTTTACACAAATTATACAAGGTGAAGTAACTGAGGAGAATGTTAACAAAATGGAATCGATTCAGAAGTACCTTGGGGCCACAAATTGTGTAGCAGGCGTCAGAGTTGAATCTACAAAGAAAGTTATGAGCATCTACGAAGCCAAGACCAAAAGTCTGCTGACCCCTGGCACATCTCTCGTGCTGCTAGAGGCTCAGGCTGCCACTGGCTTTGTCATTGACCCCGTGAACAACAAGAAATTGTCTGTGGAGGAAGCTGTAGCTCAAAGAGTGGTTGGCAGCGAGTGGAAAAACAAACTGCTTTCAGCAGAACGGGCAGTTACAGGATACAAAGATCCCTACACTGGAAACACAATTTCTTTGTTCCAGGCCTTGCAAAAAGATCTTATCGTCAAAGATCATGGAATTCGTCTCCTGGAAGCGCAAATTGCCACAGGAGGCATAATTGACCCAGTGCACAGTCACAGAGTACCTGTACAGGTGGCATACCAAAGAGGTTACTTTgataaagaaatgaatgaaattctgTCTGACCCTGATGATGACACCAAGGGCTTCTTTGATCCAAACACTCAAGAAAACCTCACCTATCTTCAGCTGGTTGAAAGGTGTGTCACAGACCCAAATACAGGCCTAAACTTACTGTCTATTGTAAAGAAAGGtgagttttatttctttgttgatgagaaaacaaaactcattCTGAAATCTACAACAACAACCAAGGCAGGAGGGAAATACCAAGGGACAACAGTGTCTCTGTGGGATCTCCTCTACTCCAAATACATCActgaagaaaagagaagagagctAGTGCAACAGTACAAGTCCGGATCAATCACCATTGAACGCTTCTTGAA CATCACCACTACAGTCACGGAGACAACTGAAGTTGAAAAATTTCATGGAATCAGAAAGGATGTCACTGCTACTGAGTTGCTTGAATCAGAAATCATCAATGAGGACCTTTACAAAGATCTTACTGCTGGAAAAGTCACAGTGACAGAAGTAAGTGAAATGGACTCAGTGCGCAAATACCTCGA GACCAATTGCATTGCAGGAGTGTACCTGCAGTCCACCAAAGAGACCTTAAGCATCTATGAAGCCAAAAGCAAAGGCTTGC ACCCTGGTACTTCTCTGGTTTTGCTGGAGGCTCAGGCTGCCACTGGCTTTGTCATTGACC TGAACAACAAGAAATTGTCTGTGGAGGAAGCTGTAGCTCAAAGAGTGGTTGGCAGTGAGTGGAAAAACAAACTGCTTTCAGCAGAAAGA GCAGTTACAGGATACAAAGATCCCTACACTGGAAACACAATTTCTTTGTTCCAGGCCTTGCAAAAAGATCTTATCGTCAAAGATCATGGAATTCGTCTCCTGGAAGCGCAAATTGCCACAGGAGGCATAATTGACCCAGTGCACAGTCACAGAGTACCTGTACAG GTGGCATACCAAAGAGGTTACTTTgataaagaaatgaatgaaattctgTCTGACCCTGATGATGACACCAAGGGCTTCTTTGATCCAAACACTCAAGAAAATCTCACCTATCTTCAGCTGGTTGAAAG GTGTATCACAGATCCCATCACAGGCCTTAGCTTACTGGTAATTGTAAAGAAAGGcgagttttatttttttgttgatgagaaaacaaaactcattCTGAAATCTACAACAACAGCCAAGGCAGGAGGGAAATACCAAGGGACAACAGTGTCTCTGTGGGATCTCCTCTACTCCAAATACATCActgaagaaaagagaagagagctAGTGCAACAGTACAAGTCTGGATCAATCACCATTGAACGCTTCTTGGAAATCATCCTGACAATCATTGAGCTGCAGACCATCACAACCTCACCACCATCAATGGTCATGTGCCAACCACCAGAAAGAAAAGTGgacagcagcacaacaaaaTCTACCATCACCACTACAGTCACGGAGACAACTGAAGTTGAAAAATTCCATGGAATCAGAAAGGATGTCACTGCTACTGAATTGCTTGAATCAGAAATCATCAATGAGGACCTTTACAAAGATCTTACTGCTGGAAAAGTCACAGTGACAGAAGTAAGTGAAATGGACTCAGTGCGCAAATACCTCGAGGGGACCAATTGCATTGCAGGAGTGTACCTGCAGTCCACCAAAGAGACCTTAAGCATCTATGAAGCCAAAAGCAAAGGCTTGCTGACCCCTGGTACTTCTCTGGTTTTGCTGGAGGCTCAAGCTGCCACTGGCTTTGTCATTGACCCTGTGAACAACAAGAAATTGTCTGTAGAGGAAGCTGTAGCTCAAAGAGTGGTTGGCAGTGAGTGGAAAAACAAACTGCTTTCAGCAGAAAGAGGAGTTACAGGATACAAAGATCCCTACACTGGAAACACAATTTCTTTATTCCAGGCCTTGCAAAAAGATCTTATCGTCAAAGATCATGGAATTCGTCTCCTGGAAGCGCAAATTGCCACAGGAGGCATAATTGACCCAGTGCACAGCCATCGAGTGCCTGTACAGGTGGCATATGAGAGAG GTTACTTTAATGAAGAAATGAATCAGATTCTGTCTGACCCTGATGATGACACCAAGGGCTTCTTTGATCCAAACACTCAAGAAAATCTCACCTATCTTCAGCTGGTCGAAAGGTGCATCACAGATCCCAAGACAGGCCTCACTTTACTCCCTTTGCACAagtga